In Bradyrhizobium sp. CCBAU 051011, the following are encoded in one genomic region:
- the dapD gene encoding 2,3,4,5-tetrahydropyridine-2,6-dicarboxylate N-succinyltransferase produces MSLSALESTVNSAFDARDGISTSTKGEVREAVDHALELLDKGEARVAEREASGKWKVNQWLKKAVLLSFRLNDMGQIPGGPGKASWWDKVPSKFEGWGENRFRDAGFRAVPGAIVRRSAFIARNVVLMPSFVNLGAYVDEATMIDTWSTVGSCAQIGKRVHISGGVGIGGVLEPLQAEPVIVEDDCFIGARSEVAEGVIVRKGAVLSMGVFLGASTKIVDRETGEIFIGEVPEYAVVVPGALPGKLMKNGQPGPSTACAVIVKRVDERTRAKTSINELLRD; encoded by the coding sequence ATGTCCCTGTCCGCACTCGAATCCACCGTCAACTCCGCCTTCGATGCCCGCGACGGCATTTCGACGTCGACCAAAGGCGAGGTTCGCGAGGCCGTGGATCACGCGCTCGAACTGCTCGACAAGGGTGAGGCGCGGGTCGCCGAGCGCGAGGCCAGCGGCAAGTGGAAAGTCAATCAGTGGCTGAAGAAAGCGGTGCTGCTGTCGTTCCGCCTCAACGATATGGGCCAGATTCCCGGCGGTCCCGGCAAGGCGTCGTGGTGGGACAAGGTGCCATCGAAGTTCGAGGGCTGGGGCGAGAATCGTTTTCGCGATGCAGGATTCCGCGCTGTGCCCGGCGCGATCGTGCGCCGCTCTGCCTTCATCGCCCGCAACGTGGTCTTGATGCCGTCCTTCGTCAATCTCGGCGCCTACGTCGATGAAGCGACCATGATCGACACCTGGTCGACGGTCGGAAGCTGCGCGCAGATCGGCAAGCGCGTGCATATTTCCGGCGGCGTCGGCATCGGCGGCGTGCTGGAGCCGCTGCAGGCCGAGCCCGTGATTGTCGAGGACGACTGCTTCATCGGTGCGCGCTCGGAAGTCGCCGAGGGCGTGATCGTGCGCAAGGGCGCGGTGCTGTCGATGGGCGTGTTCCTCGGCGCCTCCACCAAGATCGTCGACCGCGAGACCGGCGAAATCTTCATCGGCGAGGTGCCGGAATATGCGGTAGTGGTTCCCGGCGCGCTGCCCGGCAAGCTCATGAAGAACGGCCAGCCCGGCCCATCCACCGCCTGCGCGGTGATCGTCAAGCGCGTCGACGAGCGCACCCGCGCCAAGACCAGCATCAACGAATTGCTGCGCGACTAG
- the dapE gene encoding succinyl-diaminopimelate desuccinylase: MNDAVSITRDLVRCPSVTPADAGALGVLERLLKEAGFEVHRVTFGEPGTADIDNLYARIGTEAPHITFAGHTDVVPPGDETAWTLGAFSGEVKDGFLYGRGAVDMKGGIACSVAAVLQYLKDNGGKPQKDGRGSISFLITGDEEDISVNGTIKLLKWCAERGEKFDHCVLGEPSNVEVLGDCIKIGRRGSQSGTLHVDGVQGHVAYPHRASNPVPDISRLIVALSDEPLDHGSAQFQASNLEFTSVDVGNTASNVIPGQARAKFNIRYNDNHTQETLRALVEERLAKACGNRIRARITWEYSNSNVFVTKPGAFTDLAVSAIEEVTGRKPELSTSGGTSDARFISSYCPVIEFGLVGQTMHQVDERTPVSDLEKLTKIYRGVLDRYFA, from the coding sequence ATGAATGACGCCGTTTCGATCACCCGCGACCTCGTCCGCTGCCCCTCTGTCACCCCTGCCGATGCCGGCGCGCTCGGCGTCCTTGAGCGCCTGTTGAAAGAAGCCGGCTTCGAGGTGCATCGCGTCACCTTCGGCGAGCCTGGCACCGCCGACATCGACAACCTCTACGCCCGGATCGGCACCGAGGCGCCGCATATCACCTTTGCCGGACATACCGACGTGGTGCCCCCCGGCGACGAGACGGCGTGGACACTCGGCGCGTTCTCGGGCGAAGTGAAGGACGGTTTCCTGTATGGCCGCGGCGCGGTCGACATGAAGGGCGGCATCGCCTGCAGCGTCGCTGCCGTGCTGCAATATCTGAAGGACAATGGCGGCAAGCCGCAAAAAGATGGCCGGGGCTCGATCTCGTTTCTGATCACCGGCGACGAAGAGGACATTTCGGTCAACGGCACCATCAAGCTTTTGAAGTGGTGCGCCGAACGCGGCGAGAAATTCGACCATTGCGTGCTCGGCGAGCCCTCCAATGTGGAAGTGCTCGGCGATTGCATCAAGATCGGCCGCCGCGGCTCACAATCCGGCACGCTGCATGTCGACGGCGTGCAGGGCCATGTCGCCTATCCGCACCGCGCGTCGAACCCGGTGCCGGATATTTCGCGGCTGATCGTGGCGCTTTCCGACGAGCCGCTCGACCATGGCAGCGCGCAGTTTCAGGCGTCCAATCTCGAATTCACCTCGGTCGATGTCGGCAATACCGCGAGCAACGTCATCCCCGGCCAGGCCCGCGCCAAATTCAACATCCGCTACAACGACAACCACACCCAGGAGACGCTGCGCGCCCTGGTGGAGGAGCGGCTGGCGAAAGCCTGCGGCAACCGCATCCGCGCCCGCATCACATGGGAATATTCCAACTCCAACGTGTTCGTGACCAAACCCGGCGCGTTCACCGATCTGGCTGTGAGCGCGATCGAGGAAGTCACCGGACGCAAGCCCGAGCTCTCGACGTCCGGCGGCACCTCGGACGCGCGCTTCATCTCGAGCTACTGCCCGGTGATCGAGTTCGGCCTGGTCGGCCAGACCATGCACCAGGTCGACGAGCGCACGCCAGTGTCGGATCTGGAGAAGCTGACGAAAATCTACCGCGGGGTGCTGGACCGCTATTTTGCCTGA
- the argB gene encoding acetylglutamate kinase, producing MTQNISPLDQARILSEALPHMQQYDEETIVIKYGGHAMGAEETAKAFARDIVLLEQTAINPVVVHGGGPQIATMLKRLGIQSEFAAGLRITDAATIEIVEMVLAGSVNKQLVGYINEAGGKAVGLSGKDGNMVKASKTSRTMVDPDSNIEKAIDLGFVGDPDKVDLTLLNQLIGYELIPVLAPLATSHDGHTLNVNADTFAGAVAGALKAKRLLLLTDVPGVLDKSKKLIPELSVKDARKLIADGTISGGMIPKVETCIYALEQGVQGVVIIDGKMQHAVLLELFTNQGTGTLIHK from the coding sequence ATGACGCAGAATATCAGCCCGCTCGATCAGGCCCGCATCCTGTCGGAAGCGCTGCCACATATGCAGCAATACGACGAGGAAACCATCGTCATCAAATATGGCGGCCATGCCATGGGCGCCGAGGAAACCGCAAAAGCCTTTGCGCGCGATATCGTGCTCTTGGAGCAGACCGCGATCAATCCGGTGGTCGTACATGGCGGCGGGCCGCAGATCGCGACCATGCTGAAGCGGCTCGGCATCCAGTCGGAATTCGCCGCCGGGCTTCGCATCACCGATGCGGCGACGATCGAGATCGTCGAGATGGTGCTGGCCGGCTCCGTCAACAAGCAGCTCGTCGGCTACATCAACGAGGCCGGCGGCAAGGCCGTCGGCCTCTCCGGCAAGGATGGCAACATGGTGAAGGCGTCGAAGACGTCGCGGACCATGGTCGATCCGGATTCGAACATTGAAAAGGCGATCGATCTCGGCTTCGTCGGCGACCCCGACAAGGTCGATCTCACGCTGTTGAACCAGTTGATCGGCTATGAGCTGATCCCGGTGCTGGCGCCGCTCGCGACCTCACATGACGGCCACACGCTCAACGTCAATGCCGACACCTTTGCCGGTGCGGTGGCCGGCGCGCTCAAGGCCAAGCGGCTGTTGCTGTTGACCGACGTTCCCGGCGTGCTCGACAAGTCGAAGAAACTGATACCGGAACTGTCGGTGAAGGACGCGCGAAAGCTGATCGCCGACGGCACGATTTCCGGCGGCATGATTCCGAAGGTCGAGACTTGCATCTATGCGCTCGAACAGGGCGTGCAGGGCGTCGTCATCATCGACGGCAAGATGCAGCACGCGGTGCTGCTGGAGTTGTTCACGAATCAAGGCACCGGCACGCTGATCCACAAGTGA
- the def gene encoding peptide deformylase → MALREIIILPDKQLRLVSKPVEKVTTEIRKLADDMFETMYDAPGIGLAAIQVAQPLRLITMDLAKKDENGETKPKPRVFINPEILSSSEEMSVYEEGCLSIPEYYEEVERPAKVRIRFTDLDGKVHEEDADGLFATCIQHEIDHLNGVLFVDYLSKLKRDRVMKKFTKAAKRAAE, encoded by the coding sequence ATGGCCCTTAGAGAAATCATCATCCTGCCGGACAAGCAGCTCCGGCTGGTCTCCAAACCCGTCGAGAAGGTGACGACGGAGATCCGCAAACTCGCCGACGACATGTTCGAGACCATGTATGACGCGCCCGGCATCGGGCTCGCGGCAATCCAGGTCGCGCAGCCGCTGCGGCTGATCACCATGGATCTCGCCAAGAAGGACGAGAACGGCGAGACCAAGCCGAAGCCGCGCGTCTTCATCAATCCGGAAATCCTCTCCTCGTCGGAGGAAATGTCGGTCTACGAGGAGGGCTGCCTCTCGATCCCCGAATATTACGAGGAGGTCGAGCGCCCCGCGAAGGTTCGCATCCGCTTTACCGATCTCGACGGCAAGGTGCACGAGGAAGACGCCGACGGCCTGTTCGCCACCTGCATCCAGCATGAGATCGACCATCTCAACGGTGTACTGTTCGTCGACTATCTGTCGAAGCTGAAGCGCGACCGCGTGATGAAGAAATTTACAAAAGCCGCCAAGCGCGCGGCGGAGTAG
- the fmt gene encoding methionyl-tRNA formyltransferase, with product MPLRLIFMGTPDFAVPTLLELVAHGHEVVAVYTRAPKPAGRGMKMQLSPVEQEARRLGIPVMTPSTLKTPEALAEFRTHNADAAVVVAYGMILPQAILDAPRYGCFNLHGSLLPRWRGAAPINRAIMAGDVESGVMVMKMDVGLDTGDVAMAERLAITDSMTAADLHDALAPLGADLMVRAMGGLERGGLQLSKQSEDGVTYAAKIEKAEARIDWKRSAREVLRHIHGLSPFPGAWCELAAEAEPVRLKILRCELASGSGAAGEVLDNDLAIACGDGAIRIVELQRAGKGPMKSAEFLRGTALKPPARLD from the coding sequence ATGCCACTCCGCCTCATCTTCATGGGCACGCCCGATTTCGCGGTGCCGACGCTGCTGGAACTCGTGGCCCATGGCCATGAGGTCGTCGCCGTCTACACCCGCGCGCCAAAACCGGCCGGGCGCGGCATGAAGATGCAGCTGAGCCCCGTGGAGCAGGAGGCGCGGCGGCTCGGCATTCCCGTGATGACCCCGAGCACCCTGAAGACGCCGGAAGCGCTCGCCGAATTCCGCACGCACAATGCCGACGCCGCCGTCGTCGTCGCCTACGGCATGATCCTGCCGCAGGCCATTCTCGACGCGCCGCGCTATGGCTGCTTCAACCTGCACGGCTCGCTCTTGCCGCGCTGGCGCGGCGCGGCCCCCATCAACCGCGCGATCATGGCCGGTGACGTCGAGAGCGGCGTGATGGTGATGAAGATGGATGTCGGCCTCGACACCGGTGATGTCGCGATGGCGGAGCGGCTGGCGATCACGGACAGCATGACGGCCGCCGACCTGCACGACGCACTGGCGCCGCTCGGCGCCGACCTGATGGTGCGCGCGATGGGTGGGCTGGAGCGCGGCGGATTGCAGCTCAGCAAACAGAGCGAGGACGGCGTGACCTACGCGGCGAAGATCGAGAAGGCCGAGGCGCGGATCGACTGGAAGCGGTCGGCGCGGGAAGTGCTGCGGCATATTCACGGCCTGTCGCCGTTTCCCGGCGCCTGGTGCGAGCTGGCCGCGGAAGCGGAGCCGGTGCGCCTCAAGATACTGCGCTGCGAGTTGGCGAGCGGGTCGGGTGCGGCTGGCGAGGTGCTGGATAACGACCTTGCCATCGCCTGCGGCGACGGTGCCATTCGCATTGTCGAGCTGCAGCGCGCCGGCAAGGGGCCGATGAAATCAGCGGAATTTCTGCGCGGCACGGCGCTGAAGCCGCCTGCGCGGCTGGACTGA
- a CDS encoding IS481 family transposase yields the protein MDTHKNAPLTPKGREAMVRSVIEGGLTKAAAALRFNVTAKTVAKWVKRSREEGVDGLRDRSSRPHSLPGQTLPATCAAVEALRRQRHTGKQIAAELGISPATVSRVLRRLGLNRLRDLEPAEPVRRYEREHPGELIHIDIKKLGKFNQVGHRITGDRTGQSNLRTRGEGPGWEYVHVCIDDASRIAFSKVMKSERQGCAVAFLKAAIAYYASLDVRVERVMTDNGSCYKSRAFRKACQRLGLKHIRTKPYTPKTNGKAERFIQTSLREWAYARAYNTSGERAAELPRWLHRYNWHRPHGSIGAMPPISRLALTGNNLLRLHN from the coding sequence ATGGACACCCATAAGAATGCGCCTCTGACGCCGAAAGGTCGAGAGGCCATGGTGCGGAGCGTGATCGAGGGCGGCCTGACGAAGGCCGCAGCCGCGCTCCGGTTCAACGTCACAGCGAAGACGGTCGCCAAATGGGTCAAGCGCTCCCGGGAGGAAGGTGTTGATGGGTTGCGTGATCGCTCCTCACGGCCCCATTCATTGCCAGGCCAAACCCTGCCTGCCACATGCGCTGCGGTCGAGGCGCTGCGCCGACAGCGCCACACGGGCAAGCAGATCGCGGCCGAACTCGGCATCTCTCCGGCGACTGTCAGTCGTGTCCTGCGGCGACTGGGATTGAACCGGTTGCGCGACCTGGAACCGGCCGAACCGGTGCGGCGCTACGAGCGTGAACATCCCGGCGAACTGATCCACATCGACATCAAAAAGCTCGGCAAGTTCAACCAGGTAGGCCATCGCATCACCGGCGATCGAACCGGTCAGAGCAACCTGCGTACCCGCGGCGAAGGGCCTGGCTGGGAATACGTCCACGTCTGTATCGACGATGCTTCCCGGATCGCCTTCAGCAAGGTCATGAAGAGCGAACGGCAGGGTTGCGCCGTGGCCTTCCTCAAAGCTGCGATCGCTTACTACGCCAGCCTGGACGTCAGGGTCGAGCGGGTGATGACCGACAACGGTTCTTGCTATAAATCGCGCGCCTTCCGCAAAGCCTGCCAGCGCCTCGGCCTCAAGCACATTCGCACCAAGCCATACACGCCGAAGACCAACGGTAAGGCCGAACGCTTCATTCAGACCAGCTTGCGCGAGTGGGCTTATGCCCGCGCCTACAACACCTCAGGAGAACGCGCCGCCGAACTGCCAAGATGGCTTCACCGCTACAATTGGCATCGCCCTCATGGCAGTATCGGCGCGATGCCACCCATCAGCAGACTCGCTCTAACCGGGAACAACCTGTTGAGGCTCCACAACTAG
- a CDS encoding pyrimidine 5'-nucleotidase — protein MTTPRPFTHIDTWVFDLDNTLYPHHVNLWQQVDARIGEFIGAYLKISAEEARVIQKDYYRRYGTSMRGMMTEHGVRADDYLAYVHKIDHSPLEPNPAMGAAIAKLPGRKLILTNGSTDHAGAVLARLGITEHFEAVFDIIAAELEPKPAPQTYDRFLRVHGVDPLRSAMFEDLARNLVVPHQLGMTTVLVVPDGAKEVVREDWELEGRDAAYVDHVTDDLTGFLARLSAA, from the coding sequence ATGACAACTCCCCGTCCCTTCACGCATATCGACACCTGGGTGTTCGATCTCGACAACACGCTCTACCCACACCACGTCAATCTGTGGCAGCAGGTCGACGCCCGGATCGGCGAGTTCATCGGCGCATACTTGAAAATCTCCGCGGAAGAAGCCCGCGTGATCCAGAAGGATTATTACCGCCGCTACGGCACCAGCATGCGCGGCATGATGACCGAGCACGGCGTGCGCGCCGATGATTATCTGGCCTACGTCCACAAGATCGATCACTCGCCGCTGGAGCCGAACCCCGCGATGGGGGCTGCGATCGCAAAACTTCCCGGGCGCAAGCTGATCCTGACCAATGGCTCGACCGACCACGCCGGCGCAGTGCTGGCACGGCTCGGCATAACAGAACATTTCGAAGCGGTGTTCGACATCATCGCCGCCGAACTGGAACCGAAGCCGGCGCCGCAGACCTATGACAGGTTCCTGCGCGTCCACGGCGTGGATCCGCTGAGGTCGGCGATGTTCGAGGATCTTGCCCGCAACCTCGTGGTGCCGCACCAGCTCGGCATGACCACGGTGCTGGTGGTGCCCGACGGCGCCAAGGAAGTGGTGCGCGAGGATTGGGAGCTGGAAGGTCGCGATGCGGCTTACGTGGATCACGTGACGGATGATTTGACAGGGTTTTTGGCGAGGTTGAGCGCCGCGTAG
- a CDS encoding DUF1036 domain-containing protein: protein MSLPAAAISLFVSSLPAFADLKLCNRMSYVVEAAIGIDEKSATATRGWFRIDPAACRVVLQGALTADRILLNARALGVYGASPIPQNGSDTLCVAPDNFVIAAARQCRGNQTPAPFTQITPTRTDDGNLVAYLAEDSEYDDEQARLAGIQRLLVIAGYDAAPIDGVDGPKTQAALAAFLKSRGLAAETVQSQTFFTTMIDAVQKPSSTGLTWCNDTPHKIMAAVATDDGKAVTSRGWYRIDPGKCLHPDVTGQPKQVYSFAEAVDGENRAIKYRDRPLNWGGSKELCTRESKFEISEQGDCGTRGLAGIGFAPVDMSSGGKTLRFAMP, encoded by the coding sequence ATGTCGCTGCCGGCGGCGGCGATCTCGCTGTTCGTTTCCTCGCTGCCCGCCTTTGCCGATTTGAAGCTCTGCAATCGCATGAGCTATGTGGTCGAGGCCGCGATCGGCATCGACGAGAAATCGGCGACCGCGACGCGCGGCTGGTTCCGGATCGATCCAGCCGCCTGCCGTGTGGTGCTGCAGGGCGCGCTGACCGCCGACCGCATCCTGCTGAATGCACGCGCGCTCGGCGTCTACGGCGCCTCGCCGATCCCGCAGAACGGCAGCGACACGCTGTGCGTCGCCCCCGACAATTTCGTCATCGCCGCCGCCCGCCAGTGCCGCGGCAACCAGACGCCCGCGCCCTTCACCCAGATCACGCCGACGCGGACCGATGACGGCAACCTCGTCGCCTATCTCGCTGAGGACTCAGAATATGACGACGAGCAGGCGCGGCTGGCCGGCATCCAGCGGCTGCTGGTGATCGCCGGCTATGACGCCGCCCCGATCGACGGAGTCGATGGGCCGAAGACGCAGGCCGCGCTCGCGGCGTTCCTGAAGAGCCGCGGGCTTGCTGCCGAGACCGTGCAGTCGCAAACTTTCTTCACCACCATGATCGACGCCGTGCAAAAGCCGTCCTCGACGGGGCTGACCTGGTGCAACGACACGCCGCACAAGATCATGGCCGCGGTCGCCACCGATGACGGCAAGGCCGTGACCAGCCGCGGCTGGTACCGCATCGATCCCGGCAAATGCCTGCATCCCGATGTGACCGGCCAGCCGAAACAGGTCTATAGTTTTGCCGAAGCCGTCGACGGCGAGAACCGCGCCATCAAGTACCGCGACAGGCCATTGAACTGGGGCGGCTCGAAAGAGCTCTGCACGCGCGAGAGCAAGTTCGAGATATCGGAACAGGGCGATTGCGGCACGCGTGGACTTGCGGGAATCGGCTTTGCGCCGGTCGATATGTCAAGCGGCGGCAAGACGCTGCGATTTGCGATGCCCTGA
- a CDS encoding DUF805 domain-containing protein yields MDWTWYLFRFDGRINRAKLWLAGVIELGLMMSVGLVIVAIHSLFGGPASFHFGATDLFKLVDPDAYRSLTLADLPRLLIKLFGTSLLMWVFFATSIKRLHDRDKSGWWMVPFFAVPGLHNQFADRLPDSPADLPLAIAASALCLWGFIEMYCLKGSRRTNRFGADPLAPKPRPDMRPPWDQQSEIEMVPHKAGPPPVWRVKPGYE; encoded by the coding sequence ATGGACTGGACCTGGTACCTGTTCCGCTTTGACGGCCGCATCAACCGCGCCAAGCTGTGGCTCGCGGGGGTGATCGAGTTGGGCTTGATGATGTCTGTGGGGCTGGTGATCGTTGCGATTCACAGCCTGTTCGGCGGCCCCGCATCCTTCCATTTCGGGGCCACGGACCTCTTCAAGCTGGTGGACCCCGACGCGTATCGATCCCTAACATTGGCCGACCTCCCCCGGCTCTTGATCAAGCTGTTCGGCACGTCGCTGCTCATGTGGGTCTTTTTCGCGACCTCCATCAAGCGGCTGCACGACCGTGACAAGAGCGGCTGGTGGATGGTGCCGTTCTTCGCGGTGCCCGGCCTCCACAATCAGTTTGCTGACCGGCTTCCGGATTCCCCTGCCGACCTGCCGCTCGCTATTGCCGCGTCTGCTCTTTGCTTGTGGGGCTTCATCGAGATGTATTGCCTCAAGGGCTCGCGGAGGACCAATCGGTTCGGCGCAGATCCGCTGGCTCCGAAGCCGCGGCCCGACATGCGGCCGCCTTGGGACCAGCAAAGCGAGATCGAAATGGTGCCGCACAAGGCTGGTCCGCCGCCGGTTTGGCGTGTTAAGCCGGGGTATGAATGA
- a CDS encoding dihydrofolate reductase family protein gives MTSSATSKLVVRCFSVSADGYGAGPRQNADNPLGVGGLGLHEWVLPTQTIQKMLFAKDAGTTGPDDDFATRGFENIGAWILGRNMFGPVRGPWPDESWQGWWGDEPPYHCDVFVLTHHSRAPITMKGGTVFHFVTEGIEAALQKAREAAGGKDVRVGGGVATIQQYLRARLIDEMHIAIAPILLGSGESLFAGLDLPSLGYEVTDHVATANATHMVLKPA, from the coding sequence ATGACCAGTTCAGCCACAAGCAAGCTCGTTGTCCGCTGCTTCAGCGTGTCCGCCGACGGTTACGGCGCAGGCCCCCGCCAGAACGCCGACAACCCGCTCGGCGTCGGCGGATTGGGACTGCACGAATGGGTATTGCCGACGCAGACCATCCAGAAAATGCTGTTCGCAAAGGATGCCGGCACGACCGGCCCGGATGACGATTTTGCGACGCGAGGTTTTGAGAATATCGGCGCCTGGATTCTCGGCCGCAACATGTTCGGCCCGGTACGTGGACCCTGGCCGGATGAATCCTGGCAAGGTTGGTGGGGCGACGAGCCGCCCTATCATTGCGATGTCTTCGTGTTGACGCATCATTCCCGCGCTCCCATCACCATGAAGGGTGGCACGGTCTTCCATTTCGTGACCGAGGGCATCGAGGCAGCGCTGCAAAAGGCGCGCGAGGCTGCCGGCGGCAAGGATGTGAGGGTGGGTGGCGGCGTCGCGACCATCCAGCAATATCTGCGCGCCCGTCTGATCGACGAAATGCACATTGCGATTGCGCCGATCCTGCTTGGATCTGGCGAGAGCCTGTTCGCGGGGCTTGATCTGCCGAGCCTGGGCTACGAGGTGACCGATCATGTTGCAACGGCGAACGCCACGCACATGGTACTCAAGCCGGCCTAA
- a CDS encoding DNA recombination protein RmuC, with the protein MNEILLTVGDLPIHVGEALIGFGTLALVLLLTIAIVIARSGRRGAELAMAQAIRADELEERLSEMLRAQSESTGRVDAMAQSLAGRQAEMARAVNERLDSVTHRVGQSMEATTRHTMDSLRVLHERLGIIDNAHKNLTDLTSQVTTLRDVLANKQSRGAFGQARMEAIVQDGMPQGAYEFQYTLSTGKRPDCVVFLPDQRPLCIDAKFPLEAMTALHDARSDEERKFATQRLRNDVMKHVNDIAEKYLITGETQDTALMFVPSESVYAEIHDGFDDVIQKAYRARVVLVSPSLLMLAIQVMQQILKDARMRDAADQIRTEVLNLGDDLGRLRDRVLKLQKHFGDVNEDVRQILISADKIEKRAGRIEELDFSKADAPIEAPRVVKGGTAELFPVPRKLQAGE; encoded by the coding sequence ATGAACGAAATTCTTCTCACGGTCGGCGACCTGCCGATTCACGTTGGCGAGGCGCTGATCGGGTTCGGCACGCTCGCGCTGGTACTGTTGCTGACCATCGCCATCGTGATTGCCCGCTCCGGCCGCCGGGGCGCGGAACTGGCGATGGCGCAGGCGATCCGCGCCGATGAACTGGAAGAGCGTCTGAGCGAGATGCTGCGGGCGCAGAGCGAATCCACCGGCCGGGTCGACGCCATGGCCCAGTCGCTGGCCGGCCGCCAGGCCGAGATGGCGCGCGCCGTCAACGAGCGGCTGGATTCGGTGACGCATCGGGTCGGCCAGTCGATGGAAGCCACCACGCGCCACACCATGGATAGCTTGCGCGTGCTGCATGAGCGGCTAGGCATCATCGATAACGCGCATAAGAATCTCACCGACCTGACCTCGCAGGTGACGACCTTGCGCGACGTCCTTGCCAACAAGCAGTCGCGCGGCGCCTTTGGCCAGGCGCGGATGGAAGCGATTGTGCAGGACGGCATGCCGCAGGGCGCTTACGAATTCCAGTACACGCTCTCGACCGGCAAGCGGCCGGACTGCGTCGTGTTCCTGCCCGATCAGCGCCCGCTCTGCATCGACGCGAAATTCCCGCTGGAAGCGATGACCGCGCTGCATGATGCGCGCAGCGACGAGGAGCGCAAATTTGCTACCCAACGCCTGCGCAACGACGTGATGAAGCATGTCAACGACATCGCCGAGAAATATCTGATCACCGGCGAGACCCAGGACACCGCGCTGATGTTCGTGCCGTCGGAATCGGTCTACGCCGAAATCCACGACGGTTTTGACGACGTGATCCAGAAGGCCTACCGCGCCCGCGTCGTGCTGGTGTCGCCCTCGCTATTGATGCTGGCGATCCAGGTGATGCAGCAGATTTTAAAAGACGCGCGGATGCGCGATGCCGCCGACCAGATCCGCACCGAGGTGCTCAACCTCGGCGACGATCTGGGGCGCCTGCGTGATCGCGTGCTGAAGCTGCAGAAGCATTTTGGCGATGTGAACGAGGACGTCCGGCAGATATTGATTTCCGCCGACAAGATCGAGAAGCGGGCGGGCCGGATCGAGGAACTCGATTTCAGCAAGGCGGATGCTCCGATCGAGGCACCGCGCGTGGTGAAGGGCGGAACGGCCGAACTGTTCCCCGTGCCGCGCAAACTGCAGGCGGGGGAGTAG
- the truA gene encoding tRNA pseudouridine(38-40) synthase TruA, translating into MPRYKLIIEYDGTPFSGWQIQDNAPTVQGALETAVKAICGEDVRVHGSGRTDAGVHALGQVAHCDIQKPFPPGRLRDGLNAHLRPHPIGVLSADIVADDFEARFSAKKRHYRYRITNTRANLALDIKRSWRVPRHLDTDAMDVAAKRLLGKHDFTTFRDTECQAKSPEKTLDQLDVIREGDAISILTSARSFLHSQVRSMVGSLVWVGEGRWSADDLAAALAARNRAACGPVAPPEGLYLVRVEY; encoded by the coding sequence ATGCCTCGCTACAAGCTCATTATCGAATATGACGGCACGCCGTTCTCCGGCTGGCAGATCCAGGATAATGCGCCGACCGTGCAGGGCGCGCTGGAAACCGCGGTGAAGGCGATCTGCGGCGAGGACGTGCGCGTGCATGGCTCGGGCCGTACCGACGCCGGCGTGCATGCGCTGGGGCAGGTCGCGCATTGCGACATTCAAAAGCCGTTTCCGCCGGGCCGGCTGCGCGACGGGCTGAACGCGCATCTGCGTCCGCATCCAATCGGCGTGCTCTCGGCCGACATCGTGGCCGATGATTTCGAGGCGCGCTTTTCAGCGAAGAAGCGGCATTACCGCTACCGCATCACCAACACCAGAGCCAACCTCGCGCTCGACATCAAGCGAAGCTGGCGGGTGCCGCGCCATCTCGATACGGATGCGATGGACGTCGCGGCCAAGCGGCTGCTCGGCAAGCACGATTTCACCACCTTCCGCGATACCGAATGCCAGGCGAAATCGCCGGAGAAGACGCTCGATCAGCTCGACGTAATCAGGGAAGGCGATGCGATTTCGATCCTCACCTCGGCGCGCTCGTTCCTGCACAGCCAGGTGCGCTCGATGGTGGGTTCGCTGGTGTGGGTCGGCGAAGGGCGCTGGAGCGCCGACGACCTCGCCGCGGCCCTTGCCGCCCGCAACCGTGCCGCCTGTGGCCCGGTGGCGCCGCCGGAGGGATTATATTTGGTGCGGGTGGAGTATTAG